A region from the Cellvibrio sp. PSBB006 genome encodes:
- the glyA gene encoding serine hydroxymethyltransferase, whose protein sequence is MFDKSQTIASFDPEIWASIQNEGRRQEEHIELIASENYTSPMVMAAQGTKLTNKYAEGYPGKRYYGGCEYVDQSEALAIERAKQLFGADYANVQPHSGSQANSAVYAALCAPGDTVLGMSLAHGGHLTHGAKVSFSGKMYNAVQYGLNPETGLVDYDEVERLAVEHKPKMIVAGFSAYSQVMDWQRFRDIADKVGAYLLVDMAHVAGLVAAGVYPSPVQIADVTTSTTHKTLRGPRGGIILAKANEEIEKKLNSAVFPGGQGGPLMHVIAAKAISFKEAMSPEYKTYQQQVVKNAKAMASTFIERGIKIVSGGTENHLMLVDLIGKEYTGKDADEALGNANITVNKNSVPNDPRSPFVTSGLRVGTPAITTRGFKEAECVQLTHWICDILDALEAGNAAPVIESVKAKVLDVCKKFPVYAE, encoded by the coding sequence ATGTTTGATAAAAGCCAGACTATCGCCTCCTTTGACCCTGAAATCTGGGCCTCCATTCAAAATGAAGGTCGTCGTCAGGAAGAACATATCGAGCTGATCGCTTCGGAAAACTACACCAGCCCTATGGTGATGGCCGCCCAAGGGACCAAGTTGACTAACAAATATGCGGAAGGCTATCCAGGCAAGCGCTACTACGGCGGTTGTGAGTATGTCGATCAAAGCGAAGCGCTGGCCATCGAGCGTGCCAAACAACTCTTCGGTGCTGATTACGCCAACGTCCAACCCCACTCGGGCTCCCAGGCTAATTCGGCGGTATACGCTGCACTTTGCGCACCCGGCGACACAGTGCTCGGCATGAGCCTGGCCCATGGCGGCCATTTGACTCATGGAGCCAAAGTGAGTTTCTCCGGCAAAATGTACAACGCCGTGCAATACGGTCTGAATCCGGAAACCGGCCTGGTTGATTACGATGAGGTTGAGCGTCTGGCCGTGGAGCACAAGCCAAAAATGATCGTGGCCGGCTTCTCAGCTTATTCGCAGGTTATGGATTGGCAACGCTTCCGCGATATCGCTGATAAAGTTGGCGCTTACTTGCTGGTTGATATGGCCCACGTTGCGGGTCTGGTGGCTGCCGGTGTTTACCCCAGCCCCGTACAGATCGCTGATGTAACCACCTCTACGACCCACAAAACCCTGCGCGGCCCTCGCGGCGGGATCATCCTGGCGAAAGCCAATGAAGAGATCGAGAAGAAACTCAACTCGGCGGTATTCCCCGGTGGTCAGGGTGGTCCGTTGATGCACGTGATTGCGGCCAAGGCCATCAGCTTCAAGGAAGCCATGAGCCCCGAATACAAAACCTATCAACAGCAAGTTGTGAAGAACGCCAAGGCCATGGCATCAACCTTCATTGAGCGCGGTATCAAGATCGTATCCGGCGGAACCGAGAACCACCTGATGCTGGTGGATCTGATTGGCAAGGAATACACCGGCAAAGACGCCGACGAAGCGTTGGGCAATGCCAACATCACTGTCAACAAAAACTCTGTACCTAACGATCCGCGTTCTCCCTTTGTAACGTCCGGCTTGCGTGTCGGTACGCCGGCAATTACTACGCGTGGCTTCAAAGAAGCCGAGTGCGTTCAACTGACTCACTGGATCTGCGATATCCTGGATGCACTCGAGGCAGGTAATGCCGCACCGGTGATTGAATCTGTTAAAGCAAAAGTGTTGGACGTGTGCAAGAAGTTTCCGGTGTACGCCGAGTAA